Proteins from a single region of Bogoriella caseilytica:
- a CDS encoding ABC transporter ATP-binding protein, translated as MHEPDARPAILSAHSLTRRYGTGPRATMALDGVSLAIPEGGSVGIVGESGAGKSTLLRMLLGLETPDSGEVRLRDQLVTRRNRALMRSLRREVQVVFQDPRSSLDPRMTVGSSIAEPLRAQRLPGPHRARVAELLSAVGLEPGMAARHPAEFSGGQRQRIAIARALAPRPSVLIADEPVSALDVTVRRGILALLRQLRSETGMALVMVSHDMAVVGQLCDDVVVMRGGHVIEAGPTAELFTNPRQTYTRELLAAVPQLPQARG; from the coding sequence ATGCATGAGCCCGATGCGAGGCCAGCGATCCTCAGTGCCCACAGCCTCACCCGGCGCTACGGCACCGGCCCGCGAGCGACCATGGCCCTCGACGGCGTCTCGCTGGCCATACCTGAGGGTGGTTCGGTCGGCATCGTCGGTGAGTCCGGTGCGGGCAAGTCCACGCTCTTGCGCATGCTCCTTGGCCTGGAGACACCGGATTCGGGTGAGGTCAGGCTGCGCGACCAACTCGTGACCCGCCGCAACCGCGCACTCATGCGCTCCTTGCGCCGCGAGGTGCAGGTGGTGTTCCAGGACCCGCGGTCCTCGCTGGATCCGCGGATGACGGTCGGCAGCTCCATCGCCGAGCCCTTGCGCGCCCAGCGGCTTCCGGGCCCCCATCGCGCGCGAGTGGCTGAGCTGCTGAGCGCCGTCGGTCTGGAACCCGGCATGGCCGCTCGTCATCCCGCAGAGTTCTCCGGCGGCCAGCGTCAACGCATCGCCATTGCCCGTGCCCTGGCGCCGCGCCCCTCGGTCTTGATCGCTGACGAGCCGGTGTCCGCACTCGATGTCACGGTCAGGCGCGGCATCCTCGCGCTCCTGCGCCAGCTTCGGTCCGAGACGGGTATGGCGCTGGTGATGGTCAGTCACGACATGGCGGTGGTGGGCCAGCTCTGCGATGACGTGGTGGTCATGCGCGGCGGACACGTGATCGAGGCCGGCCCCACCGCAGAGCTCTTCACGAATCCTCGCCAGACCTACACCCGTGAACTGCTGGCCGCGGTCCCACAGCTTCCGCAGGCCCGAGGGTAG
- a CDS encoding ABC transporter ATP-binding protein, with protein MTSTLQLTGLTKRFGPVTAVNQLSLNVAQGELLAVLGPSGCGKTTLLRLVAGFEAADEGEIRVGGRTVSAPGAHMAPHRRKVGVVPQEPSLFAHLSVAKNVAFGLRRGAERRAAECLELVGLGGLGERMPHELSGGQQQRVAVARALAPQPPVVLLDEPFSALDASLRGELRQDVREALAEAGSTAVLVTHDQDEALSMADRVAVMRDGEIRQIGSPAQIYREPADPWVAQFVGDAMLLPVRASGSAFLSALGEVATESGAVSGVPETDGRNAAGTCAPLALVRPEQVRLRPPGDGVPATVLRVDYHGHDALIVLSLGAEGTPGLMRLIDGPDVPVEPGQSVHVSVHGPVRMYAGTEAEAGAYTLD; from the coding sequence ATGACATCAACACTGCAACTCACCGGTCTGACTAAGCGCTTTGGTCCGGTCACCGCCGTCAACCAGCTCAGCCTGAACGTGGCGCAGGGCGAGCTTCTCGCGGTCCTCGGCCCCAGCGGATGCGGCAAGACCACCCTGTTGCGCCTGGTGGCCGGCTTCGAGGCGGCCGATGAGGGAGAGATCAGGGTCGGCGGGCGCACAGTCTCGGCGCCGGGCGCGCACATGGCGCCCCATCGGCGGAAAGTGGGCGTTGTGCCCCAGGAGCCGTCGTTGTTCGCCCATCTGAGCGTGGCCAAGAACGTGGCCTTCGGCTTGCGTCGCGGGGCGGAGCGGCGTGCCGCCGAATGCTTGGAGCTCGTGGGGCTGGGCGGCCTCGGCGAGCGGATGCCGCACGAACTGTCGGGCGGGCAGCAGCAACGGGTGGCCGTGGCGCGAGCGCTGGCACCCCAGCCGCCCGTGGTGCTCCTCGATGAGCCCTTCAGTGCCCTGGACGCCTCACTGCGCGGGGAACTGCGCCAGGACGTGCGCGAAGCCCTGGCCGAGGCCGGGAGTACCGCGGTCCTGGTGACGCACGACCAGGACGAGGCCCTGTCCATGGCCGATCGTGTTGCGGTGATGCGGGACGGGGAGATCCGCCAGATCGGCTCCCCGGCGCAGATCTACCGCGAGCCGGCAGATCCGTGGGTCGCGCAGTTCGTGGGTGACGCCATGTTGCTCCCTGTCCGCGCCTCCGGATCGGCCTTCCTGAGTGCCCTCGGCGAGGTCGCCACTGAGTCCGGAGCAGTCTCCGGCGTCCCGGAGACCGACGGCCGCAACGCCGCTGGCACGTGTGCGCCGCTGGCTCTGGTGCGGCCCGAGCAGGTCCGCCTCAGGCCGCCCGGCGACGGCGTGCCGGCCACCGTGCTCCGGGTTGACTACCACGGGCATGACGCGCTCATCGTGCTCAGCCTCGGTGCGGAGGGCACCCCGGGCCTCATGCGCCTCATCGACGGCCCCGACGTGCCGGTCGAGCCGGGGCAGTCCGTGCACGTGAGCGTCCACGGCCCGGTGCGGATGTACGCGGGGACCGAGGCAGAAGCCGGCGCCTACACCCTCGACTGA
- a CDS encoding ABC transporter permease: protein MALVATAVVLIPLFYLVVSVLEYGWDAWSGRVFTERVGELAMRSVLLAAVVGAGCLVIGVGLAVLVTRTDLPFRRPIAVLAALPLAVPSYVAGFSWLAVADLWDSSSRFTGFAASALVLTLYTYPYVYLPVAGALVWADRTSEDVARSLGMGPVRTLMTVTLPQIRPAIAGGGLLAVFYALSDFGAVSILRYETFTRAIFTALNAGFNRLGAVSLSVVLLVLTIMILAVEGRFRRAGTGPRLNSPRPSVAARLGAFRIPALLAVLAVLIPAIGVPVTSMARWFTAGVSRPGSVRVVAEAAWGSLSLSLAGALLTVVLALPIGLLIARHPGRMSRLLERLAYVAYALPGVVVGLSLVAFGVAVFGSSYQTPWLLALGYATLFLPLAVAAVAGAAAQAPRRLEEVGQSLGRPRWYVLTRVTLPLTLPGIGTGAALVFLTCMKELPATLMLRPIGTETLATRLWSATTSLRYAEAAPYAVLLVVLAAIPTWVLVRRSGIVAAVAQTSGAQGVSAPAPDGLAPSARDEENVLR, encoded by the coding sequence TCCTCGAGTACGGCTGGGACGCCTGGTCGGGGCGGGTGTTCACCGAGCGCGTGGGTGAGCTGGCGATGCGCAGCGTGCTGCTCGCTGCCGTCGTCGGGGCTGGCTGCCTGGTCATCGGAGTCGGCTTAGCCGTCCTGGTCACTCGCACCGACCTGCCGTTCCGGCGTCCCATCGCCGTGCTGGCCGCGCTTCCCCTGGCAGTGCCCAGCTACGTGGCGGGGTTCAGCTGGCTCGCGGTAGCCGACCTGTGGGACTCCAGCTCCCGCTTCACGGGCTTCGCCGCTTCGGCTCTCGTGCTGACCCTGTACACCTATCCCTACGTCTACCTCCCGGTGGCCGGGGCACTGGTCTGGGCTGACCGGACCAGCGAGGACGTGGCTCGTTCTCTGGGCATGGGGCCGGTGCGCACGTTGATGACCGTGACCTTGCCGCAGATCCGTCCGGCGATCGCCGGTGGCGGACTGCTGGCCGTCTTCTACGCCCTCTCGGACTTCGGTGCCGTCTCGATCCTGCGATATGAGACCTTCACCCGCGCGATCTTCACGGCACTGAACGCCGGCTTCAACCGGCTCGGTGCGGTGAGCCTGTCCGTGGTGCTGCTGGTGCTGACGATCATGATCCTGGCGGTCGAGGGCCGCTTCCGCCGGGCCGGCACCGGACCACGGCTGAACAGCCCGCGCCCGAGTGTCGCTGCCCGGCTCGGTGCTTTTCGCATTCCGGCGCTTCTCGCAGTCCTGGCGGTGCTGATCCCCGCCATCGGCGTCCCGGTCACCTCCATGGCGCGCTGGTTCACTGCCGGCGTCTCCCGGCCAGGCTCGGTGCGCGTGGTCGCCGAGGCAGCCTGGGGCTCCTTGTCCCTCTCCCTGGCGGGAGCGCTGCTGACCGTGGTGTTGGCACTTCCGATCGGCTTGCTGATCGCCCGGCACCCGGGCCGGATGAGCCGACTGCTGGAGAGGCTGGCCTACGTCGCGTATGCGCTTCCCGGCGTGGTGGTCGGGTTGTCGCTGGTGGCCTTCGGGGTGGCCGTCTTCGGCTCCAGCTACCAGACGCCGTGGCTCCTCGCCCTCGGCTATGCCACATTGTTTCTCCCCCTGGCGGTGGCCGCGGTGGCCGGTGCCGCCGCACAGGCCCCTCGCCGCCTGGAAGAGGTCGGGCAGTCACTCGGCCGGCCCCGGTGGTACGTCCTCACCCGGGTCACCCTGCCACTGACCCTGCCCGGAATCGGCACGGGGGCGGCGCTGGTCTTCCTCACCTGCATGAAGGAACTGCCGGCCACCCTCATGCTGCGACCGATCGGCACCGAGACCCTGGCCACCCGGCTCTGGTCGGCGACCACCAGCCTGCGTTATGCCGAGGCAGCGCCCTATGCGGTGCTGCTGGTGGTGCTGGCCGCCATCCCGACCTGGGTGTTGGTGCGTCGCAGCGGTATCGTCGCCGCCGTCGCACAAACGTCCGGGGCTCAGGGCGTCAGCGCCCCCGCTCCGGACGGTCTCGCGCCCTCCGCACGCGATGAGGAGAATGTCCTGCGATGA